GCCTCGCTACGTCTCTCCATTCTCCGTCGCTCTatcctctccctcctcttcaaccGCCCTCTCTTGGCACATCTGTCCCTTCACGcgtagctgacaccagaccgcgctcgccctctcGCGCGTGTGGCACCACACGAGTGCCCAGGACCGTGTCTTGGGTAACCTTGCCAGCCGCATCGCATGGGTCCTCATGGGCAAGCACAAGCCGACCTACGACCCAGCTGGTGAGTCCACGCAATTGCCGCGTGTTTGTGAGCtgtgagctgacaccagtcgACGCGGGAGACTATGTCGTCGTGTCCAACGCCCTCGGTGTCCGCCTGACAGGTAACAAGGCGACGGACAAGACGTACTTCCAGCACTCGGGGTTCATGGGCGGCGAGAAGTTTGTTCCTATCACGCGAGTCcgcgagcggcggcctGAGGAGGTGAGTCTTGTTGGAAAGGCCAGACTGACGTTAGATTATCCGTAAAGCCGTGTCGGGCATGTTGCCAAAGAACACGTTCCGGGACCGCCGTCTGGAGCGTCTCAAGATTTACGCAGAGGACGCGCCGGCAACCGTTATGGGTAATGTACTCACGACGTGGCGGGACGCCGAGGTAAAGGAGCCCAAGGAGTAGAGGAGGATAGACACATCTCATCTCATGCATACCCATTGACAGACGGGTGGGAAGGATTGCAAGGCGGAGGGCTGGTTGAGGAACAAGGTGACTTGTGTGTAAGTGAACTATTGCCGCATACAGAGGCGATGGCCGAGGTATTGTTTGCCATGGTTGGGCTGGGGTGCAGACTACTTGGTTTGCCTGTGTCTCCCTCGTCACTCATCCCTGTCTC
Above is a genomic segment from Cutaneotrichosporon cavernicola HIS019 DNA, chromosome: 1 containing:
- the MRPL23 gene encoding uncharacterized protein (Ribosomal protein L13) → MSATRGKTALALSRVWHHTSAQDRVLGNLASRIAWVLMGKHKPTYDPAVDAGDYVVVSNALGVRLTGNKATDKTYFQHSGFMGGEKFVPITRVRERRPEEIIRKAVSGMLPKNTFRDRRLERLKIYAEDAPATVMGNVLTTWRDAEVKEPKE